From Chryseobacterium joostei, the proteins below share one genomic window:
- a CDS encoding VOC family protein — translation MKIEHIAIWVKDLEQSREFYQKYFGAVSNEKYHNPVKNFESYFLSFDNGCRIEIMTRPDIRKTENSYQSQQFGIIHLAFSTGSKEKVDELTETLRKDGYTVAGEPRTTGDGYYESVILDPENNIIEIVA, via the coding sequence ATGAAAATAGAACATATTGCTATTTGGGTGAAAGACCTTGAACAGTCCAGGGAATTTTATCAGAAGTATTTTGGAGCTGTATCCAATGAAAAATATCATAATCCTGTTAAAAACTTTGAATCCTATTTTTTAAGCTTTGATAATGGCTGTAGAATAGAAATTATGACCAGACCAGACATCAGAAAAACCGAAAACTCCTACCAATCTCAACAGTTTGGAATCATACATCTGGCATTTTCCACAGGAAGTAAAGAAAAAGTGGATGAACTTACCGAGACGTTGAGAAAAGACGGATATACAGTGGCTGGAGAACCACGTACTACAGGAGACGGCTATTACGAAAGCGTTATCCTGGATCCGGAAAATAATATTATTGAAATTGTTGCCTAA
- a CDS encoding TatD family hydrolase → MNTYIDIGINLTNKQFYNEHEEIINRALDNGVDHMILTGTSVRGSKESAEIAEDYPDILFSTAGIHPHDAKSFHNESINELRKLLKQDHVISVGECGLDFDRDFSPRPIQEKCYKAHLELAIEVNKPLFLHERSAFKRFNDITDEYLSRLPKAIVHCFTGTLDEAKTYLDKGFYLGFTGAISDEKRFKHLEDVIKYVPLDRMMIETDAPFMLPKNMPRMQNRRNEPSFLPYVAQTIAHLKKMSISEVADETTEVARNFFKL, encoded by the coding sequence ATGAATACATACATTGATATTGGTATCAATCTGACCAATAAACAATTCTATAATGAACACGAAGAAATTATCAACCGAGCCCTCGACAATGGGGTAGATCATATGATCCTAACAGGAACAAGTGTTCGTGGAAGTAAGGAATCCGCCGAAATCGCAGAAGACTATCCTGATATTTTATTTTCAACAGCAGGAATTCACCCTCATGATGCCAAATCTTTTCATAATGAAAGCATCAACGAGTTGAGAAAACTATTGAAGCAGGATCATGTAATTTCCGTTGGAGAATGCGGACTGGATTTTGATCGAGATTTTTCTCCAAGACCCATACAGGAAAAATGCTACAAAGCACATTTAGAATTAGCTATTGAAGTAAATAAACCTCTTTTTCTTCATGAAAGATCAGCCTTTAAAAGATTTAATGATATTACCGATGAATATCTTTCTAGGCTTCCGAAAGCTATTGTTCACTGCTTTACCGGAACATTGGATGAAGCTAAAACATATCTGGATAAAGGCTTTTACTTAGGATTTACCGGAGCCATCAGTGATGAGAAAAGATTTAAACATCTGGAAGATGTTATTAAATATGTTCCTCTCGACAGAATGATGATTGAAACAGATGCTCCTTTCATGCTGCCGAAGAATATGCCAAGAATGCAGAACAGAAGGAACGAACCCTCGTTTTTACCTTATGTTGCGCAAACCATTGCCCATCTGAAGAAAATGAGTATTTCTGAGGTTGCAGATGAAACCACAGAAGTTGCCAGAAATTTTTTCAAGCTATAA
- a CDS encoding penicillin-binding protein produces the protein MTIQRAHINAELCESPSKLGLFGYDLMIWNEAKCADFGNYLL, from the coding sequence ATGACAATACAAAGAGCACATATCAATGCAGAACTATGCGAAAGCCCATCAAAACTGGGATTATTCGGATATGATTTGATGATATGGAATGAGGCGAAATGTGCTGACTTTGGAAATTATTTACTGTAA
- a CDS encoding cyclic-phosphate processing receiver domain-containing protein, with translation MKMTKRLLFLDDIRYPIEAYHYTKQDIFLREDWHIVRNYEQFVNRILEKGLPEMISFDHDLADMHYLKQDSQEFIEKTGYDCAKWLVEYCMDNYLGLPKFYCHSMNPVGKKNIESLLKNFKN, from the coding sequence ATGAAAATGACAAAAAGATTATTATTTCTGGATGATATACGATATCCGATTGAGGCTTATCATTATACCAAACAGGATATTTTCCTGAGAGAAGATTGGCATATAGTTCGGAACTACGAGCAGTTTGTCAATAGAATTTTGGAAAAAGGACTTCCTGAAATGATCTCTTTTGACCACGATCTTGCCGATATGCATTATCTGAAACAGGATTCTCAGGAATTTATTGAAAAAACAGGCTACGATTGTGCAAAATGGCTGGTAGAATATTGTATGGATAACTATTTAGGACTACCGAAATTCTATTGCCACTCCATGAATCCCGTAGGGAAGAAGAATATTGAGAGCCTTTTAAAAAACTTTAAAAACTAA
- a CDS encoding DUF4822 domain-containing protein, with product MNTLKKLCYLSAAVLLSASFVSCSNDDAEIVVEQQTPSQVLSSTPWETTGAKDKNGNNVALADASVAGYVGFAYFKADGKFAIYSLTDVLRSRGTWSVDPQGKTRTIAALNPDGSTIFTRDVEILVLNKNEFTYRIRPNAADPSVYYDIIHTKTSHAEPSNGQLTLASTPWETTGAKDKSGNNVALNDASVAGYVGYSYFKANGTFKIFGLNNVLRSQGTWSISPDGKKRTLVGLDNNGNVTFTRVVDILLLNETTFTYRITPDATNPAVFYDIIHTKVSHNEPQ from the coding sequence ATGAATACACTGAAAAAACTATGTTATCTGTCTGCGGCAGTTCTTTTATCTGCTTCTTTCGTATCATGCTCTAATGATGATGCTGAAATTGTTGTTGAACAGCAGACTCCCTCACAGGTTCTGTCTTCTACTCCATGGGAAACTACCGGAGCTAAGGATAAGAACGGTAATAATGTAGCATTAGCTGATGCCAGTGTAGCTGGTTATGTAGGTTTTGCTTACTTCAAAGCAGACGGAAAGTTTGCCATTTACAGCCTGACTGATGTATTAAGATCCAGAGGAACTTGGTCTGTAGATCCTCAGGGAAAGACAAGAACCATTGCAGCCTTGAATCCGGATGGCTCTACCATCTTCACGCGTGATGTTGAGATCTTGGTTTTAAATAAAAATGAATTCACTTACAGAATTCGCCCTAATGCAGCTGATCCATCTGTATATTATGACATCATCCATACGAAGACTTCTCATGCTGAACCCAGTAACGGACAGCTAACATTAGCTTCTACCCCTTGGGAAACTACGGGAGCTAAAGATAAAAGCGGAAATAATGTAGCTTTAAACGATGCCAGTGTGGCTGGCTATGTAGGATACTCTTACTTTAAAGCCAACGGTACTTTCAAAATCTTCGGGTTAAACAATGTATTGAGATCTCAGGGAACATGGTCTATCTCTCCTGACGGAAAGAAAAGAACCCTTGTTGGTTTAGATAATAACGGTAATGTTACTTTCACCCGTGTTGTGGATATTCTTCTTTTGAACGAAACTACGTTTACCTATAGAATTACTCCTGATGCAACAAATCCGGCAGTATTTTACGACATCATTCATACTAAGGTGAGTCATAACGAGCCTCAGTAG
- a CDS encoding soluble NSF attachment family protein — MMNKQKFIDKFMAAFVLLAMFKIIGIVAQLFHESFWSVIGTLIIFLIIAFIIFMVIAALKDKEQNEQNSRRKAAGGGNFYLETSLFDRIRSKYEELAEKYIAEKDYKKAAKVYMNLLQDNYRGAKTLENGEFYNEAAAVYLKKLKNKSDAATCYEKAKQYKKAIDLYKEMEQKEKVGDLYKEINDLKNAHTYYQMVADDYTTNKQMVKASLVYRKKMEKTDEAQKILLKGWEEDKDAFNCLNNYFANIFDLKKLETEIQELYAKTPAYKKIIYLDALKHEFKKDPKLQTTIRNIAYEIIAEKVGTRSEIVNELKYFNPDDEVILKDISRFKTGRNKMFRN; from the coding sequence ATGATGAATAAGCAGAAATTTATAGACAAATTTATGGCAGCCTTTGTGCTGTTGGCCATGTTCAAGATCATCGGAATTGTTGCACAGCTGTTCCATGAAAGTTTCTGGAGTGTTATCGGAACCTTGATTATTTTCCTGATCATAGCCTTTATTATTTTTATGGTTATTGCTGCCCTAAAAGATAAAGAACAGAACGAACAGAATTCAAGAAGAAAAGCTGCCGGTGGAGGGAATTTCTATCTGGAAACCTCCTTGTTTGACAGGATCAGAAGTAAATATGAAGAACTTGCTGAAAAATACATAGCAGAAAAAGATTATAAAAAAGCTGCAAAAGTCTATATGAACTTGCTTCAGGACAATTACAGAGGAGCAAAGACATTAGAAAACGGGGAATTCTATAACGAAGCCGCCGCAGTATATCTTAAAAAATTAAAAAATAAATCAGACGCAGCAACCTGCTATGAAAAAGCAAAGCAATACAAAAAAGCAATAGATCTTTACAAGGAAATGGAGCAGAAAGAAAAAGTAGGAGATCTTTATAAAGAAATCAATGATCTTAAAAACGCCCATACCTATTACCAGATGGTTGCAGATGATTATACAACCAATAAACAAATGGTAAAGGCTTCCCTTGTCTATCGTAAGAAAATGGAAAAAACAGACGAGGCTCAAAAGATACTGTTAAAAGGTTGGGAAGAAGACAAAGATGCATTCAACTGTCTGAATAACTATTTTGCTAATATTTTTGATCTTAAAAAACTGGAAACAGAAATACAGGAGCTATATGCAAAAACTCCGGCCTACAAAAAGATCATCTATCTTGATGCTCTAAAACATGAGTTTAAAAAAGATCCGAAACTACAGACCACTATCAGAAACATAGCCTATGAGATCATAGCTGAAAAAGTAGGAACCCGCTCAGAAATTGTAAATGAACTGAAATATTTTAATCCCGATGATGAGGTGATTCTAAAAGATATTTCGAGATTCAAGACAGGAAGAAATAAAATGTTCAGGAACTAA
- a CDS encoding DUF434 domain-containing protein, whose translation MNNRNRGKNTGDDNLFGSEKQISKLKLAVQDMQYLLTRGYAEKASSELVGNRYRLKTRQIQVLRGASASDIQIHNRKLKQLNVPDLKDKTIYLDGFNVLILLESLLSDAYIFEGADGCFRDLSGVHGTYKRVNQTLKAIELVAGFFQKNLVQKLVWVFDQPVSNSGRIKQIILDFALENKLNWEAELQYNPDKFLAESSEIIISSDAWILDHCKEWFNLIGYLIQEEKLSVNLIKTR comes from the coding sequence ATGAATAACAGAAACCGCGGAAAAAATACTGGTGACGACAACTTATTCGGTTCAGAAAAACAGATCAGCAAGCTGAAACTGGCGGTTCAGGATATGCAGTATTTGCTAACGAGAGGGTATGCAGAAAAAGCATCTTCTGAACTTGTAGGAAACAGATATAGGCTAAAAACAAGACAGATACAGGTGTTACGGGGTGCCTCAGCTTCTGATATACAAATTCATAATAGAAAACTAAAGCAACTAAATGTTCCTGATCTAAAGGATAAAACCATTTATCTTGATGGCTTCAATGTCCTGATTTTATTGGAAAGTTTATTGTCTGACGCCTACATTTTTGAGGGTGCTGATGGTTGTTTTCGAGATCTTTCCGGGGTTCATGGGACCTATAAAAGAGTAAATCAAACTTTAAAAGCGATAGAACTTGTTGCCGGATTCTTTCAAAAAAATCTAGTTCAGAAATTGGTTTGGGTTTTTGATCAACCCGTCTCCAACAGCGGAAGAATTAAACAAATTATTCTCGATTTTGCTTTGGAAAACAAACTCAATTGGGAAGCTGAATTACAATACAATCCGGATAAATTTCTGGCAGAAAGTTCAGAAATAATCATTTCATCAGATGCATGGATATTAGATCATTGCAAAGAATGGTTCAATCTTATTGGGTATTTGATTCAAGAAGAAAAACTGTCTGTTAATCTGATCAAAACAAGATAA
- the deoD gene encoding purine-nucleoside phosphorylase has product MSIHISAKKGEIAKVVLQPGDPLRAQYIAENYLENAKLVSKTRGIFYYTGLYKGKEITVGASGMGFPSIGIYSFELFTEYEVDTIIRIGTCGAYNTDLKLFDILNIENAASESTYAKYAWGIEDEILPHQGNIFNTINETSNELSLHAKAINIHSSDIFYRKDPNTPEIATKYNCPAVEMEAFGLFANAQHLGKNAATILTVTDIIPTHEKISADERETALKPMMELALESAIKSL; this is encoded by the coding sequence ATGAGTATTCACATCAGTGCAAAAAAAGGAGAAATTGCCAAAGTAGTATTGCAGCCGGGGGATCCGCTTCGTGCACAGTATATTGCTGAAAATTATTTAGAAAATGCAAAACTGGTAAGCAAAACCAGAGGAATATTTTATTATACAGGACTTTACAAAGGTAAGGAGATCACTGTAGGTGCTAGTGGAATGGGTTTCCCAAGTATCGGAATTTATTCTTTCGAGTTGTTTACAGAGTATGAAGTAGATACAATCATCAGAATCGGAACTTGTGGGGCGTACAATACTGATCTTAAGCTTTTTGATATTTTAAATATTGAAAATGCTGCCAGCGAAAGTACTTATGCCAAATATGCATGGGGAATTGAGGATGAAATTCTTCCTCACCAGGGAAATATTTTCAATACCATCAATGAAACTTCTAATGAGCTATCATTACATGCTAAGGCGATCAATATCCACAGTAGTGATATTTTCTACAGAAAAGATCCTAACACTCCTGAGATTGCCACAAAATACAACTGCCCTGCAGTAGAAATGGAAGCTTTCGGATTATTTGCCAATGCTCAGCATTTAGGTAAAAATGCAGCTACTATCCTTACGGTAACAGATATTATCCCGACTCATGAGAAGATCTCTGCTGACGAAAGAGAAACTGCCTTGAAACCAATGATGGAACTGGCGCTAGAATCAGCAATTAAGAGTTTATAA
- a CDS encoding Na+/H+ antiporter, giving the protein MVENFIYYLGLVLVIISAIMLANRLKVAYPIILVVAGLLISFIPGLPTIKIDPELIFIIFLPPLLYEAAFAVSWKEIWKLRRIITSFAFIVVFLTAISVAFIANSFIPGFSLALGFVLGGIVSPPDAVSAGAILKFVKVPKNASTVLEGESLFNDASSLIIFRFAMVAVATGQFVWQEAALSFGWMVFGGLGIGVVLAFIFLKIEKIFPTDVNMDAILSLVAPYVMYIAAEEVHASGVLAVVSGGLFLSIRRHEIFRTSESRLRGSNVWESFVFLINGIVFLLIGLDLPEIMIGLDKEGISLSEAVGYGLLVTAVLIIVRFLASFGAVLVTLIMRNFIDVADRDPGMKAPILMGWTGMRGVVSLAAALSIPVVMENGQPFPHRDLILFITFVVILVTLIVQGLTLPALIQKLNLSDSNGGYISEEESENFLRKGMRRVAISYLNENYKERRNENEYFNNLMDRWEQEDRDDSVHKVSDEVKEIYFKTLEQQRIWLREENRRNPNIDEEYIRHYLTRLDLEEERLRM; this is encoded by the coding sequence ATGGTAGAAAATTTTATTTATTACTTAGGGCTGGTACTGGTGATTATTAGTGCCATTATGCTGGCCAATCGTTTAAAAGTGGCATATCCCATTATTTTGGTTGTTGCCGGTTTGCTCATCAGTTTTATTCCTGGTTTGCCAACGATAAAAATAGATCCCGAGCTTATCTTTATTATTTTCTTACCCCCGCTATTGTATGAAGCTGCCTTTGCCGTTTCATGGAAAGAAATCTGGAAACTGAGGCGGATCATTACAAGTTTTGCTTTTATTGTAGTATTTCTTACAGCAATATCTGTAGCTTTTATAGCCAATTCCTTTATTCCCGGGTTTTCATTGGCATTGGGTTTTGTACTGGGAGGAATTGTTTCCCCGCCGGATGCCGTGAGTGCCGGAGCCATTTTAAAGTTTGTAAAAGTTCCAAAGAATGCATCTACCGTTTTGGAGGGCGAAAGTTTGTTCAACGATGCTTCTTCACTGATCATCTTTCGGTTTGCAATGGTAGCCGTAGCTACGGGACAGTTTGTATGGCAAGAAGCTGCATTAAGCTTTGGCTGGATGGTATTTGGAGGCTTGGGAATAGGAGTTGTGCTGGCTTTTATCTTTTTAAAAATTGAAAAAATATTTCCTACCGATGTCAATATGGACGCTATTCTCAGTCTGGTAGCTCCGTATGTAATGTATATTGCTGCGGAAGAAGTACATGCTTCAGGGGTGTTGGCGGTTGTAAGTGGCGGGTTGTTTCTTTCCATAAGAAGACATGAAATTTTCAGAACATCAGAATCCAGATTAAGGGGCTCCAATGTTTGGGAAAGCTTTGTATTTCTGATTAACGGAATTGTCTTTTTATTGATAGGATTGGATCTTCCTGAAATTATGATAGGCTTAGATAAGGAGGGAATAAGTTTATCTGAAGCTGTTGGCTACGGTCTACTGGTTACAGCAGTACTGATTATTGTTCGTTTTCTTGCTTCATTTGGAGCTGTTCTCGTTACATTAATTATGCGGAATTTCATAGATGTTGCAGATAGAGATCCGGGAATGAAAGCTCCCATACTAATGGGTTGGACAGGGATGCGTGGAGTGGTTTCACTGGCGGCGGCTCTATCCATTCCTGTAGTGATGGAAAATGGACAGCCTTTTCCACATCGTGATCTGATCCTGTTTATAACCTTTGTCGTGATTCTGGTTACCCTTATCGTTCAGGGATTAACCTTACCTGCACTCATTCAGAAACTTAATCTGTCAGATTCCAACGGAGGATATATATCTGAAGAAGAATCAGAAAACTTCCTACGAAAGGGAATGCGCCGTGTAGCCATCAGCTACCTTAATGAAAATTATAAAGAAAGGAGAAATGAAAATGAGTATTTCAATAATTTGATGGACCGTTGGGAGCAGGAAGATCGAGATGATTCCGTTCATAAAGTATCTGATGAGGTCAAGGAAATTTACTTCAAAACATTGGAACAACAACGCATCTGGCTTCGGGAAGAAAACAGACGCAATCCGAACATTGATGAAGAATATATAAGACATTATTTAACAAGGCTGGATCTGGAAGAAGAAAGGCTCAGAATGTAA
- a CDS encoding RNA ligase, Rnl2 family codes for MIFKTYNSIENAYQARMIDQIRLQGFGDEVFIVQEKVHGANFSFFTDGKEIKIAKRTAFIEKDEKFYNAHQMLERYKKNVIEVFQKVKTMHPNVETVVIYGELFGGGYNHKEVEPVKGAVRVQKGIEYAPYNEFYAFDIKLNGVTYLDTDIVNQIFEKTGFFYAKTLFQGTLEEALRFPNVFNSKIPAWLGLPELNNMCEGTIIKTLKTKYFGNGARVILKNKNEKWIEKSKMVKKQGKTIQKQIVFGETAQNIWEEIQRYVTANRLNNVVSKIGEFEPKMMGKIIGLFAQDILEDFEKDFPSVFTTIEKEEQKRINKKLNTLVIDFIKEELMTLKV; via the coding sequence ATGATTTTCAAAACATATAACTCTATAGAAAACGCTTACCAGGCCCGCATGATCGATCAGATCAGGTTGCAGGGTTTTGGGGATGAGGTTTTCATCGTGCAGGAAAAAGTTCATGGAGCTAATTTCTCTTTCTTTACCGATGGAAAGGAAATTAAGATCGCAAAAAGGACAGCTTTTATTGAAAAAGATGAAAAATTCTATAATGCACATCAGATGTTGGAACGCTACAAAAAAAATGTAATTGAGGTGTTTCAAAAAGTGAAAACAATGCACCCGAATGTGGAAACTGTAGTCATCTACGGTGAGTTATTCGGTGGCGGTTACAACCACAAAGAAGTAGAACCCGTAAAAGGTGCCGTGAGAGTACAAAAAGGTATTGAATATGCACCTTACAATGAATTCTATGCCTTCGATATTAAGTTGAATGGGGTTACTTATTTGGATACAGATATTGTTAATCAAATTTTCGAGAAAACCGGATTTTTCTATGCTAAAACCTTATTTCAAGGGACTTTAGAAGAGGCTTTGAGGTTTCCGAATGTTTTCAATTCTAAAATTCCAGCTTGGTTGGGATTACCGGAATTGAATAATATGTGTGAAGGAACCATTATAAAGACTTTAAAAACCAAATATTTTGGGAATGGTGCAAGAGTCATTCTAAAAAATAAGAATGAAAAGTGGATCGAAAAATCTAAAATGGTTAAAAAGCAAGGGAAAACAATTCAGAAGCAAATTGTTTTTGGAGAAACAGCCCAAAATATTTGGGAAGAAATCCAAAGGTATGTGACTGCAAATCGTTTGAATAATGTTGTGAGCAAAATTGGTGAATTCGAACCCAAAATGATGGGGAAGATCATTGGTCTTTTTGCACAGGATATTTTAGAGGATTTTGAAAAGGATTTTCCATCAGTTTTCACTACAATAGAAAAAGAAGAACAGAAAAGGATCAACAAAAAGTTGAATACTTTGGTTATAGATTTTATAAAAGAAGAGTTAATGACTCTTAAAGTTTAG
- a CDS encoding AAA family ATPase, translating into MERIKNNNRRKSMTQNINKLNTVLNYVKDTFVGKNDVVDLLGICLLARENAFLYGPPGTAKSAIVRTLSKTVKDGKNFEYLLTRFTEPNEIFGPFDIRKLKEGELLTNTEGMMPEASLVFLDEIFNANSAILNSLLMALNEKIFKRGKETKHLPALMFVGASNVLPEDEALNALFDRFLVRINVDYVNPELLQQVLLAGRKLENEEETEVPEIHADEVRELQNLCRTVDLKPIYEVYLNTIMSLRNTGIAISDRRAVKLQNLIAASALICGRNEAVLSDLWVLKHIWDTEEQIEILEGIINRTIEKDDHPNSHPQAMQNKTPNPEEVMKDVKILVDKWNEGMLSFEEQNVIKDKLRYLQTRCDWIRNPEQKQYIQQEIESLWQKILQTI; encoded by the coding sequence TTGGAGAGAATTAAAAATAATAACCGAAGAAAATCAATGACTCAGAATATCAATAAACTCAATACTGTTCTAAACTACGTAAAAGACACTTTCGTAGGTAAAAATGATGTAGTAGACCTATTGGGAATCTGTCTTTTGGCAAGAGAGAATGCCTTTTTGTATGGCCCTCCGGGAACCGCAAAATCAGCCATTGTAAGAACATTGTCAAAAACGGTAAAAGACGGAAAAAACTTTGAATATTTATTAACCCGTTTTACAGAACCCAATGAGATTTTTGGTCCATTTGACATCAGAAAACTAAAAGAAGGAGAACTTCTGACCAATACTGAGGGGATGATGCCTGAAGCCTCCTTGGTTTTTCTGGATGAGATCTTCAATGCCAATTCCGCTATTCTGAACTCATTGCTGATGGCATTGAACGAAAAGATTTTCAAAAGAGGAAAAGAAACAAAACACTTACCGGCTTTAATGTTTGTCGGAGCAAGTAACGTTCTTCCGGAAGATGAAGCCCTAAATGCTTTATTTGACCGTTTTCTAGTGAGAATAAATGTAGATTACGTGAATCCTGAATTATTACAACAGGTTCTTTTGGCAGGAAGAAAATTAGAAAATGAAGAAGAAACTGAAGTTCCCGAAATTCATGCCGATGAGGTAAGAGAATTGCAAAATCTTTGCAGAACAGTAGATCTTAAGCCCATTTATGAAGTTTACCTGAATACCATCATGAGTTTAAGAAATACAGGAATTGCCATTTCGGATCGTAGAGCAGTGAAGCTTCAAAACCTTATTGCAGCAAGCGCTCTGATCTGTGGAAGAAATGAAGCTGTTCTTTCTGATCTTTGGGTTTTAAAACACATCTGGGATACAGAAGAACAAATTGAAATTCTTGAAGGGATTATCAACAGAACCATAGAGAAAGACGATCATCCAAATTCTCATCCTCAGGCCATGCAGAATAAAACACCCAATCCGGAAGAGGTGATGAAAGATGTGAAAATTCTTGTGGATAAATGGAATGAAGGAATGTTGAGCTTTGAAGAGCAAAACGTGATCAAGGATAAACTAAGATACCTACAAACTCGCTGTGACTGGATTAGAAATCCTGAACAAAAGCAATATATTCAGCAGGAAATTGAAAGCTTATGGCAGAAAATTCTTCAAACAATATAA
- a CDS encoding ribonuclease H-like YkuK family protein has protein sequence METQQQTWQNMNGKIFQHSITQLVEEAIIREQANGHRLKVCVGSDSHVYGEAINYATAVVFIREGKGAFTFIRKEREIQSISIKERMLNEVNKSVEIAYAICSVLDNYGVEMEVHADINTDPDFKSNAALGDAMGYILGMGYVFKAKPFAFASSNCADMMV, from the coding sequence ATGGAAACGCAACAACAAACATGGCAGAATATGAATGGGAAAATTTTCCAACACTCTATCACACAGCTGGTAGAAGAAGCCATCATTCGCGAACAGGCAAACGGACACCGTCTGAAAGTATGTGTGGGATCAGACTCTCACGTATACGGAGAAGCCATTAATTATGCTACGGCAGTAGTGTTTATTCGTGAGGGAAAAGGAGCGTTTACCTTTATTAGAAAAGAAAGAGAAATACAGAGTATCAGTATCAAGGAGCGAATGCTGAATGAAGTCAACAAATCCGTTGAAATTGCATACGCCATCTGCTCTGTGTTGGACAATTATGGTGTGGAAATGGAGGTACACGCAGACATTAATACAGACCCAGACTTTAAGTCCAATGCAGCATTAGGAGATGCCATGGGATACATTCTGGGAATGGGATATGTGTTTAAGGCAAAACCCTTTGCTTTCGCCAGTTCCAACTGTGCTGATATGATGGTTTAA
- a CDS encoding MBL fold metallo-hydrolase, with translation MNLVKQLGQFPDDKRKDYFSTLSNYANGKFQNILTTPPLLEGESMTKALFHSLCKVENTSPRTELPFVVTDLKNIASEENVLIWFGHSSYFMQIDGKKFLVDPVFSGNASPMPGSIKAFQGADYYKPEHIPEIDFLLISHDHWDHLDYKTVQALKDKVTTVICGLGTGQHFEYWGWEPEKIIEKNWWDSIDIADGFKITLTPARHFSGRLLNRNISLWTSFVLKTPTKNLFLGGDSGYGNHFTEIGDKYGPFDLAVMECGQYNEKWPYIHTLPDQLIGEIQELKAKNFIPVHHSKFKLAQHAWFEPVELAAKNAEENQQPITLPLMGEKVDLNQLGKTTWKKWWEDYK, from the coding sequence ATGAATTTAGTAAAACAACTCGGGCAGTTTCCCGATGATAAAAGAAAAGACTATTTCAGTACACTTTCCAATTATGCCAATGGAAAATTTCAGAATATACTCACTACTCCTCCTTTATTAGAGGGAGAAAGTATGACCAAGGCATTGTTTCACAGCCTCTGTAAAGTAGAAAATACTTCACCAAGAACGGAGCTTCCGTTTGTAGTAACAGACCTGAAAAATATAGCTTCCGAAGAAAACGTACTCATCTGGTTTGGGCACAGTTCTTATTTCATGCAGATTGATGGCAAAAAGTTTTTAGTAGATCCTGTTTTCAGTGGAAATGCATCCCCAATGCCTGGATCTATAAAGGCATTTCAGGGAGCAGATTATTACAAACCGGAACATATACCGGAGATAGACTTTCTCCTTATTTCTCACGATCATTGGGATCATTTGGACTATAAAACCGTTCAGGCTTTAAAGGATAAGGTTACTACTGTAATTTGTGGTCTGGGAACAGGCCAGCACTTTGAATATTGGGGTTGGGAGCCGGAAAAGATCATTGAAAAAAACTGGTGGGATAGTATAGATATTGCGGATGGCTTTAAAATTACACTTACACCGGCAAGACATTTTTCCGGAAGACTATTGAACCGAAATATCTCACTTTGGACCTCCTTTGTTTTGAAAACCCCCACCAAGAATCTCTTTTTAGGCGGAGACAGTGGCTATGGAAATCATTTTACAGAGATAGGAGATAAATACGGACCTTTTGATTTAGCAGTAATGGAATGTGGGCAGTACAACGAGAAGTGGCCGTACATCCATACTTTGCCCGATCAGCTTATTGGGGAAATACAGGAATTAAAAGCGAAAAACTTTATTCCGGTACATCATTCAAAATTCAAATTAGCCCAGCATGCATGGTTTGAACCTGTGGAACTAGCAGCTAAAAATGCAGAAGAAAATCAGCAGCCAATTACTTTGCCTTTGATGGGTGAAAAAGTAGATTTGAATCAATTAGGAAAGACAACTTGGAAGAAATGGTGGGAAGATTATAAGTAA